The Arachis hypogaea cultivar Tifrunner chromosome 14, arahy.Tifrunner.gnm2.J5K5, whole genome shotgun sequence genome has a segment encoding these proteins:
- the LOC112744527 gene encoding receptor-like protein EIX1 produces MNPRFAMAFHYYVFIVFFMHISMLHVLALNPMIGNVTVKCIESERHALLALKHGFHLNNNAWLSSWGHGDNQKECCNWEHIQCSNETGHVLKLDLHVSDHIVRAGSITTALAELHHLNYLDLSYISFNLTPSIPIFIASLTHLRYLNLSHSAFQGKVPHQFGNLLFLEYLDLGYNSLFAEIPPQISNLSNLVYLHFGSNLFHGNIPPQFGSLLSLKYLDLSENGFNGTIPESFGNLSNLEYLDLSSSYQISLSSGLQWLSHLSFLRHLSLPKVNLSTANNWQQLVSGLSHLQYLDFNGCDLSDSIPSSLSPAANFSTSLSFVDLSGNNLMNSSLIFPWLMNSTSSLAMLNLDHNSLRGTIPEAIGELSSLEYLNLASNQLEGQIPISLFHVCILRELDFSGNRLSGQFHEFAKALSNCNHKQLQSLNMGWNEITGVVPDLSSFSSLQVLRLDSNGLNGTLHEGIGQLSNLRELRLGNNSLEGLISESHFSKLSMLLTLDLSHNSLVFNISNEWVPPFKLIKIKLASCILGPDFPKWLQNQHNMNWLDISGAEISSNVPNWFWEFLPTMVKLNLSHNHFKGKIENLPLIPQSALQIDLSSNSFEGPVPAFLSMSAQVFLSNNMFSTANLFLCSNGSANTEYLDLSNNHIRGQLPDCWMNFQSLGFLDLSNNYFHGSLPRSMGSLRQIQSLHLGDNNFSGEIPLSFVNCTELRLFDAAKNNLTGPFPSWIGNNLSNLFILSLHSNQFHGSMPLSICNLDELHLLDLSLNSLSGNIPKCISNLSAMASQATSKVDIFYAYDAYYDDFDGITSFGVNADSASLIWKGKMSKYRSTLGLLRSIDLSSNRFNGEIPSEMMSLVGLVSLNISRNKLVGNIPQGIGQLKSLDFLDLSRNQLSGRIPSQLSQLDRLSVLDLSYNDLSGQIPLGTQLQTRDASAYIGNPKLCGAPLNKTCLIPTQNPVDGNDDHEEQFFTEGFYIALAIGFIMGFWGVSCSLILKKSWRYAYFKFFNDLFDKLYVFAAIKMAKLKRLRS; encoded by the coding sequence ATGAATCCAAGGTTTGCTATGGCATTTCATTATTATGTCTTTATTGTGTTCTTCATGCACATATCAATGTTACATGTACTTGCATTAAACCCCATGATTGGCAACGTTACTGTGAAGTGCATAGAGAGTGAAAGGCATGCACTACTTGCTTTGAAACACGGTTTTCATCTCAACAACAATGCTTGGCTTTCTTCTTGGGGACATGGAGACAATCAAAAAGAGTGTTGTAACTGGGAACACATTCAGTGTAGCAATGAAACAGGCCATGTTTTGAAGCTTGATCTTCATGTTTCTGATCATATTGTAAGAGCTGGCTCCATTACTACAGCACTGGCTGAGTTGCATCATTTGAACTATTTGGATCTTAGTTACATTTCTTTCAATCTCACCCCATCAATTCCTATCTTTATTGCCTCTTTAACCCATTTGAGATACCTCAATCTTTCACACTCTGCCTTCCAAGGAAAAGTACCCCATCAGTTTGGGAACTTGCTCTTCTTGGAATATCTTGATCTTGGATATAATAGCCTCTTTGCAGAAATTCCTCCTCAAATTTCAAACCTCTCCAATTTAGTGTACCTTCATTTCGGATCCAATTTATTTCATGGGAACATTCCTCCACAATTTGGAAGTCTCTTATCCTTGAAATATTTGGATTTGAGTGAAAATGGTTTCAATGGAACTATTCCGGAAAGTTTTGGAAATCTTTCAAATTTGGAGTATCTTGACCTTAGCTCCTCTTACCAAATATCTTTGAGTTCTGGTTTGCAATGGTTATCTCATCTTTCATTTCTGAGGCATCTTTCACTCCCTAAGGTTAATCTTAGCACTGCAAACAATTGGCAACAACTAGTGAGTGGTCTTTCTCATCTACAATACTTGGACTTCAATGGTTGTGATCTTTCAGATTCCATCCCCTCATCACTTTCTCCAGCTGCAAATTTCTCCACTTCTCTGTCATTTGTGGATCTCTCCGGCAACAATTTGATGAACTCGTCTTTGATATTTCCATGGTTAATGAACTCAACTAGCAGCCTAGCCATGCTCAATTTGGATCATAATTCTCTGAGGGGAACCATACCAGAAGCCATAGGGGAATTGAGCTCTCTTGAATACTTGAATCTTGCCAGCAACCAACTCGAAGGCCAAATACCTATATCATTGTTTCATGTTTGCATCTTGAGAGAATTAGACTTTTCTGGAAACAGGTTGAGTGGCCAGTTTCATGAGTTTGCTAAAGCATTGTCCAATTGTAATCACAAGCAATTGCAAAGTTTGAATATGGGATGGAATGAAATTACAGGTGTGGTGCCAGACCTTTCTTCATTTTCATCATTGCAAGTGTTACGACTTGATAGCAATGGATTAAATGGAACTTTGCATGAAGGCATTGGACAACTATCCAATTTGAGGGAGTTAAGGCTTGGAAATAACTCATTGGAAGGTTTGATATCTGAGTCTCATTTCTCTAAACTTTCCATGCTATTAACTTTGGATTTATCTCATAATTCATTGGTCTTTAACATTAGCAATGAGTGGGTTCCCCCTTTCAaattaatcaagattaaattGGCATCTTGCATTTTGGGCCCTGACTTTCCAAAATGGCTTCAAAACCAACATAACATGAATTGGTTGGATATTTCTGGAGCTGAAATATCTAGCAATGTTCCTAATTGGTTCTGGGAATTCCTTCCCACAATGGTAAAATTGAATCTTTCCCACAACCATTTCAaaggaaaaattgaaaatttacctTTGATTCCTCAGAGTGCCTTGCAGATTGATTTGAGCTCAAATTCTTTTGAAGGCCCGGTCCCAGCATTTCTTTCAATGTCAGCACAAGTGTTTCTGTCCAACAACATGTTTTCAACAGCAAATCTTTTTCTGTGTTCTAACGGGTCTGCAAACACTGAATATTTAGATTTGTCAAATAATCATATTAGAGGACAGCTCCCAGACTGTTGGATGAATTTCCAATCTCTAGGCTTCCTAGATTTGTCCAACAATTATTTTCATGGCAGCTTACCGAGATCTATGGGATCATTGAGGCAAATTCAGTCATTACATCTAGGTGATAACAATTTTTCTGGAGAAATACCACTGTCCTTTGTTAATTGCACAGAGCTAAGACTTTTTGATGCTGCAAAGAATAATTTAACTGGGCCATTCCCTAGCTGGATTGGAAATAATCTTTCAAATCTGTTTATACTTAGCTTGCATTCCAATCAATTTCATGGGAGCATGCCTCTAAGTATATGTAATCTTGATGAGCTTCATTTGTTGGACCTCTCTTTGAATAGTCTTTCAGGGAATATACCTAAATGCATAAGCAATCTTTCTGCAATGGCAAGTCAAGCAACTTCAAAGGTTGATATTTTCTATGCTTATGATGCATATTATGATGATTTTGATGGCATTACCAGCTTTGGAGTTAATGCTGATAGTGCTTCACTTATATGGAAAGGAAAAATGTCAAAATACAGAAGTACATTAGGACTATTGAGAAGCATTGATTTGTCAAGTAACAGATTCAATGGGGAGATTCCAAGTGAGATGATGAGTCTTGTTGGTTTAGTTTCTCTTAACATTTCGAGGAACAAGTTAGTTGGTAATATTCCTCAAGGTATTGGACAATTGAAATCCTTGGATTTTCTTGATCTGTCTAGAAATCAATTGTCTGGAAGGATTCCTTCACAACTCTCTCAGCTAGATCGTCTCAGTGTTCTTGATCTATCATATAATGATTTATCAGGCCAAATTCCACTCGGTACCCAACTTCAAACTAGAGATGCATCTGCTTATATAGGAAATCCAAAATTATGTGGTGCTCCTCTCAACAAAACCTGTCTCATTCCTACACAGAATCCAGTTGATGGAAATGATGATCACGAAGAACAATTTTTTACTGAGGGGTTTTACATTGCTTTGGCCATTGGATTTATTATGGGGTTCTGGGGAGTTTCCTGCTCATTGATTTTGAAGAAATCTTGGAGATATGCTTATTTCAAGTTCTTTAATGATCTGTTTGACAAGCTTTATGTATTTGCTGCAATTAAGATGGCTAAATTAAAGAGACTCAGATCTTAA